Within the Setaria viridis chromosome 3, Setaria_viridis_v4.0, whole genome shotgun sequence genome, the region ACCTGTGCGTCAGCAGCTCGGACGAGGATGACAAGATGACCGTCACCATGGCGGAGGGCGAGGAGATGGCTGATGTCTACGACGGCACCGAGTTCAAATGGTGCCTCAACTACCGCTACATCCCCTCCCCAAGTGACTCCGGCAATGGCAGGCAGAGACAGGTCGAGGCACACTCCTTCGTGATGACCTTCCCCAAGAAGCACAAGGAGAAAGCCCTCGACTCTTACCTCCCCTACATTGTGTCCACAGCCAAGGCCATGAAAGCGCAGGAAAGAACTCTCCAGATATACATGAATAGTTGGGAGGACTGGTCTCCAATGGACCTCCACCACCCATCAACTTTTGACACATTTGCCATGGACCACAAGCAGAAACAGTCCATCGTCGATGACCTTAACAGGTTCATCAAGAGAAAGGATTACTATAAGAGAATCGGCAAGGCATGGAAGAGGGGGTACCTGCTCTACGGTCCACCTGGGACCGGAAAGTCCAGCCTGATCGCGGCCATGGCCAACCATCTCAGGTTTGACATATATGATCTCGAGCTGACTTCGGTCCAAAGCAACATGGACCTCAGGAAGCTTCTTGTCGGCATTAGCAGCCGATCCATTCTTGTGGTTGAGGATATCGACTGCACCATCAAACTGCAACAacgggagggaggcgaggaagATACCAAGTCGGATTCTACGGACAGCGAAGATGGACGAGAGAAGGTGAGTAACTTTAATTTGGAGTCAGAATGCATCATGTTGATAAGAATAGATAAACACCTTTTCTGATATTCTTCATTCCACAACTTCCTCCTTACCTATATGCTGATATGCTGACGGAAATTTGAACGATCCACACAGGTTACACTTTCTGGAATGCTCAACTTTGTTGATGGGCTGTGGTCAGCGAGCGGGGAGGAGAGGATCATCGTCTTCACGACCAATTACAAGGAGCGGCTTGACCCGGCGCTGCTGCGGCCTGGCAGGATGGACATGCACATCTACATGGGTTATTGCACCCCCCAATCATTCCGAATCCTCGCCCACAACTACCATATGATCGACTACCATGCCACATATCCGGAGATTGA harbors:
- the LOC140222347 gene encoding AAA-ATPase At3g50940-like, which translates into the protein MPSHDKALAAAASAAASLMLVRSVANELLPDEVLDMLRSGVGRLRSRMSSQHTITIEKKVDGLTNNHVYEAVKAYLAAHVSTRTQQHLCVSSSDEDDKMTVTMAEGEEMADVYDGTEFKWCLNYRYIPSPSDSGNGRQRQVEAHSFVMTFPKKHKEKALDSYLPYIVSTAKAMKAQERTLQIYMNSWEDWSPMDLHHPSTFDTFAMDHKQKQSIVDDLNRFIKRKDYYKRIGKAWKRGYLLYGPPGTGKSSLIAAMANHLRFDIYDLELTSVQSNMDLRKLLVGISSRSILVVEDIDCTIKLQQREGGEEDTKSDSTDSEDGREKVTLSGMLNFVDGLWSASGEERIIVFTTNYKERLDPALLRPGRMDMHIYMGYCTPQSFRILAHNYHMIDYHATYPEIEKLMKEVMVTPAEVAEVLMRNDDADVALHDLIDLLKSKVNDANVIKSEHSSANNQLDEEQDDRDHD